A single window of Girardinichthys multiradiatus isolate DD_20200921_A chromosome 15, DD_fGirMul_XY1, whole genome shotgun sequence DNA harbors:
- the LOC124882568 gene encoding uncharacterized protein LOC124882568 isoform X1, with product MFAERNELQVHLDIWHFMRRFAAGVIMEAHQLYGIFMVRLSRAGKAPNLHPGRRPASATVVQPIAPAAPLLLPAPVPPLQFISLNAGVMVMAAGVGHPSSLLPLAPTLVLPATQVALAPTAIVSVSCSTQRKRRCRTEEEVTGAQKRKCVREIAFNKWTKCGQAKTKEFGHRRFGSATFCPSNSGGKSLKEWLGEQRQLKRDRETHLHNLEVGGSTPVKPPKTGARTLPFELILHIYTFGCSFT from the exons ATGTTTGCAGAGCGGAACGAGCTCCAAGTGCACCTGGACATCTGGCACTTCATGCGGCGCTTTGCAGCAGGAGTTATCATGGAGGCTCATCAGCTCTACGGCATCTTCATGGTTCGACTCTCCAG AGCGGGAAAGGCTCCTAATCTGCACCCAGGCAGACGACCTGCTAGTGCCACGGTTGTGCAGCCCATCGCCCCAGCAGCTCCTCTTCTACTTCCAGCTCCTGTACCACCACTCCAGTTTATTTCACTGAACGCTGGGGTGATGGTGATGGCAGCAGGTGTTGGCCACCCTTCAAGTCTCCTTCCACTGGCTCCAACTTTAGTTTTACCTGCCACACAAGTGGCTCTTGCACCCACTGCCATTGTGTCTGTGTCCTGCTCCACTCAGAGGAAGAGGCGATGTAGGACAGAAGAGGAGGTCACTGGGGCCCAAAAAAGGAAGTGTGTCCGTGAAATAGCTTTTAACAAGTGGACTAAGTGTGGGCAGGCCAAAACAAAAGAGTTTGGCCACCGCCGCTTTGGCAGTGCCACTTTCTGCCCAAGTAACTCAGGTGGCAAATCTTTAAAGGAGTGGCTGGGAGAACAGCGTCAGCTGAAGAGAGACAGGGAAACCCACCTCCATAATCTGGAGGTGGGTGGAAGCACACCTGTAAAACCTCCAAAAACTGGAGCGAGGACTCTACCATTTGAGCTAATCCTCCATATCTACACGTTTGGTTGTTCGTTTACGTAG
- the LOC124882568 gene encoding uncharacterized protein LOC124882568 isoform X2: MDSTKKFTKKLAGTAVNTAGWCTNVGNEHGQVLVSVLTAAEGHGLWPMAAGLMRSYREAGVAPPAIMNMDRDSRRSGPCLQSGTSSKCTWTSGTSCGALQQELSWRLISSTASSWFDSPERERLLICTQADDLLVPRLCSPSPQQLLFYFQLLYHHSSLFH, encoded by the exons ATGGACTCCaccaaaaag TTTACAAAAAAACTGGCCGGTACAGCTGTCAACACTGCTGGCTGGTGTACAAATGTGGGCAATGAGCACGGCCAGGTTCTGGTGTCTGTGCTCACAGCCGCAGAGGGGCATGGACTGTGGCCCATGGCAGCGGGTCTCATGAGGAGCTACAGGGAGGCAGGAGTGGCACCGCCTGCCATAATGAATATGGACCGAGACAGTCGCAGGTCAGGGCCATGTTTGCAGAGCGGAACGAGCTCCAAGTGCACCTGGACATCTGGCACTTCATGCGGCGCTTTGCAGCAGGAGTTATCATGGAGGCTCATCAGCTCTACGGCATCTTCATGGTTCGACTCTCCAG AGCGGGAAAGGCTCCTAATCTGCACCCAGGCAGACGACCTGCTAGTGCCACGGTTGTGCAGCCCATCGCCCCAGCAGCTCCTCTTCTACTTCCAGCTCCTGTACCACCACTCCAGTTTATTTCACTGA
- the ccdc25 gene encoding coiled-coil domain-containing protein 25 isoform X1: protein MVFYFSSAVVKPPHTIYMGKDKYENEDLIKYGWPEDIWFHVDKLSSAHVYLRMPKGKTIDDIPPEVLVDCAQLVKNNSIQGCKMNNINVVYTPWANLKKTGDMDVGQIGFHRHKEVKIVAVEKKINEIVNRLEKTKEERFPDLAAEKEARDQEERNEKKAQLQEQKRREKEEQKKKKEMEELRNYTSLMKSENMKTNEDDYDSDDFM, encoded by the exons ATGGTGTTTTACTTCTCAAGTGCCG TGGTAAAACCTCCGCACACAATATATATGGGAAAAGATAAATATGAAA ATGAGGATCTCATTAAATATGGTTGGCCCGAAGACATCTG GTTTCACGTTGACAAACTCTCTTCAGCTCATGTTTATCTAAGAATGCCAAAG GGTAAAACTATAGATGATATTCCTCCAGAGGTGCTGGTAGACTGTGCACAGCTGGTGAAGAACAACAGCATCCAGG GCTGCAAGATGAACAACATCAATGTGGTTTACACGCCGTGGGCCAACTTGAAGAAAACAGGAGACATGGATGTTGGACAGATCGGATTTCACAGACATAAAGAG GTGAAGATTGTTGCTGTGGAGAAGAAGATCAATGAAATCGTAAACCGTCTGGAAAAGACAAAAGAAGAGCGCTTCCCGGACCTGgcagcagagaaggaagcaagAGACCAGGAGGAGAGGAACGAGAAGAAGGCCCAACTTCAGGAGCAGAAGAGGAGAGAGAAGgaagagcagaagaagaaaaaggagaTGGAGGAGCTCAG GAATTATACTTCACTGATGAAGAGTGAAAACATGAAAACCAACGAG GACGACTATGACTCAGACGACTTCATGTGA
- the LOC124882568 gene encoding uncharacterized protein LOC124882568 isoform X3 yields MDSTKKFTKKLAGTAVNTAGWCTNVGNEHGQVLVSVLTAAEGHGLWPMAAGLMRSYREAGVAPPAIMNMDRDSRRSGPCLQSGTSSKCTWTSGTSCGALQQELSWRLISSTASSWFDSPVIRDPSQ; encoded by the exons ATGGACTCCaccaaaaag TTTACAAAAAAACTGGCCGGTACAGCTGTCAACACTGCTGGCTGGTGTACAAATGTGGGCAATGAGCACGGCCAGGTTCTGGTGTCTGTGCTCACAGCCGCAGAGGGGCATGGACTGTGGCCCATGGCAGCGGGTCTCATGAGGAGCTACAGGGAGGCAGGAGTGGCACCGCCTGCCATAATGAATATGGACCGAGACAGTCGCAGGTCAGGGCCATGTTTGCAGAGCGGAACGAGCTCCAAGTGCACCTGGACATCTGGCACTTCATGCGGCGCTTTGCAGCAGGAGTTATCATGGAGGCTCATCAGCTCTACGGCATCTTCATGGTTCGACTCTCCAG
- the ccdc25 gene encoding coiled-coil domain-containing protein 25 isoform X2: MGKDKYENEDLIKYGWPEDIWFHVDKLSSAHVYLRMPKGKTIDDIPPEVLVDCAQLVKNNSIQGCKMNNINVVYTPWANLKKTGDMDVGQIGFHRHKEVKIVAVEKKINEIVNRLEKTKEERFPDLAAEKEARDQEERNEKKAQLQEQKRREKEEQKKKKEMEELRNYTSLMKSENMKTNEDDYDSDDFM; the protein is encoded by the exons ATGGGAAAAGATAAATATGAAA ATGAGGATCTCATTAAATATGGTTGGCCCGAAGACATCTG GTTTCACGTTGACAAACTCTCTTCAGCTCATGTTTATCTAAGAATGCCAAAG GGTAAAACTATAGATGATATTCCTCCAGAGGTGCTGGTAGACTGTGCACAGCTGGTGAAGAACAACAGCATCCAGG GCTGCAAGATGAACAACATCAATGTGGTTTACACGCCGTGGGCCAACTTGAAGAAAACAGGAGACATGGATGTTGGACAGATCGGATTTCACAGACATAAAGAG GTGAAGATTGTTGCTGTGGAGAAGAAGATCAATGAAATCGTAAACCGTCTGGAAAAGACAAAAGAAGAGCGCTTCCCGGACCTGgcagcagagaaggaagcaagAGACCAGGAGGAGAGGAACGAGAAGAAGGCCCAACTTCAGGAGCAGAAGAGGAGAGAGAAGgaagagcagaagaagaaaaaggagaTGGAGGAGCTCAG GAATTATACTTCACTGATGAAGAGTGAAAACATGAAAACCAACGAG GACGACTATGACTCAGACGACTTCATGTGA